A stretch of Schistocerca cancellata isolate TAMUIC-IGC-003103 chromosome 3, iqSchCanc2.1, whole genome shotgun sequence DNA encodes these proteins:
- the LOC126175697 gene encoding phospholipid phosphatase 1-like isoform X2 yields the protein MKARKKLLIVAVLLALLESGVIPSAKTGYYCGDPKISFKFRGDTIGITTLLLGTFFLPLIFIWVVETLCVAFLNEYDVPKTKKQCCMQGLWEASRWYRDFLLGLGIVFLTTEVGKVLVGEPRPHFLDTCRPTQPPNCDGYVNNFTCTNKDVGNWYVRDSTKSFPSGHASLSVFASVFTMWFVQCRVPGDITYLLVPWLQCLCLTWALLCSLTRITDHRHHWWDVLGGFVLGFGLAVFTVKTSDQFSSSKKITTTYTKASKLDNVVRENGHISNNRHQSVRRLLSSTSSYSAALTPEERELREAALS from the exons TTGCTGTTCTTCTCGCCTTGCTAGAGTCTGGAGTTATTCCCAGTGCGAAGACAGGGTATTACTGTGGTGACCCAAAAATTTCGTTCAAGTTCAGGGGCGACACCATAGGCATTACCACACTACTTCTGGGAACATTCTTCTTGCCTCTCATCTTT ATCTGGGTGGTGGAGACACTGTGCGTGGCATTCCTAAACGAGTATGACGTGCCCAAGACGAAGAAGCAGTGCTGCATGCAGGGCCTGTGGGAGGCGTCGCGCTGGTACCGTGACTTCCTGCTGGGGCTCGGCATCGTCTTCCTCACTACCGAGGTGGGCAAGGTGCTCGTGGGGGAACCCAGGCCGCACTTCCTAGACACCTGCCGGCCCACGCAGCCGCCAAACTGTGACGG atatgtgaataatttcacatgtACCAATAAGGATGTTGGGAACTGGTATGTACGAGACTCAACAAAATCCTTCCCCTCAGGTCATGCTTCATTATcagtgtttgcatcagtttttacaATG TGGTTCGTGCAGTGCCGTGTGCCAGGAGATATCACATACCTGCTGGTGCCCTGGCTGCAGTGTCTGTGTCTCACATGGGCTCTCCTGTGCTCCCTCACCCGCATAACAGACCACAGGCACCACTGGTGGGACGTGCTGGGTGGCTTTGTGTTGGGTTTTGGCCTAGCAGTATTTACT GTAAAAACATCAGACCAGTTTTCATCATCCAAGAAGATTACCACAACCTACACAAAAGCAAGCAAACTGGACAATGTAGTACGAGAAAATGGACATATTTCAAACAATAGGCACCAGTCAGTGCGAAGACTTCTGTCATCCACATCAAGTTACTCTGCTGCTCTGACACCTGAAGAGAGGGAATTAAGAGAAGCAGCTCTTAGCTGA